A single genomic interval of Armigeres subalbatus isolate Guangzhou_Male chromosome 1, GZ_Asu_2, whole genome shotgun sequence harbors:
- the LOC134206556 gene encoding uncharacterized protein LOC134206556 has translation MSKPHDMMSNSALLANPGPSSSSQQVGIIDLVIGGEAYWDLHTGKKLSLGPGLPYFIETHFGWTLCGLTSPEFVGSVACQLSSSDAQLDATLQRFWEIETVPKQSVHSASEKICKAFYAKTTSRDPSGRYIVRLPRIENPQIELGESELIAERRFLALERRLERDPNIKFAYHQFMDDYERLGHMRRLDEPVDNTKLHCYLPHHPVVKLSSTTTKTGVVFDASCQTTSGSTLNDILLVGPVVQDDLLSLVTRFCFHRIALNGDIEKMYRQVLLHEEDQPLQSASNGVVIHPTR, from the exons ATGTCGAAACCCCATGACATGATGTCCAATTCTGCCCTGCTGGCCAATCCGGGACCGTCTTCCTCCTCCCAACAAGTTGGCAT AATCGACCTCGTCATTGGTGGCGAAGCATATTGGGATCTTCACACGGGCAAGAAACTTTCCCTGGGTCCTGGCTTGCCCTACTTCATCGAAACTCATTTCGGTTGGACCTTATGTGGCTTGACATCACCAGAATTTGTCGGGTCAGTAGCTTGTCAACTATCCAGTTCTGACGCCCAACTGGATGCAACTCTCCAAAGGTTTTGGGAAATTGAGACGGTTCCCAAACAATCCGTACACTCTGCTTCCGAAAAGATTTGTAAAGCATTCTACGCTAAAACCACGTCCAGAGATCCAAGTGGGCGATACATCGTTCGCCTACCCAGAATAGAAAATCCCCAAATCGAATTGGGAGAGTCAGAGTTGATTGCAGAGCGTCGATTCCTCGCTTTAGAACGCCGTCTAGAGCGAGATCCCAACATCAAGTTTGCCTACCATCAGTTTATGGATGATTACGAGCGTCTTGGGCATATGAGACGGCTCGATGAACCGGTTGATAATACCAAGCTGCACTGTTACCTTCCCCACCATCCGGTAGTTAAGCTCTCAAGTACCACCACGAAGACTGGGGTAGTATTTGATGCTTCGTGTCAAACAACGTCAGGCAGTACACTCAATGACATTCTCCTTGTCGGACCGGTCGTTCAAGACGATCTTTTGTCGCTCGTTACTAGATTCTGTTTCCACCGCATCGCCCTAAATGGGGACATCGAAAAGATGTACCGGCAAGTACTCCTTCATGAAGAAGACCAACCACTGCAGAGCGCATCAAATGGCGTAGTAATCCATCCGACCCGATAA